A region of Argentina anserina chromosome 5, drPotAnse1.1, whole genome shotgun sequence DNA encodes the following proteins:
- the LOC126793309 gene encoding mitogen-activated protein kinase kinase kinase 1-like isoform X1 — translation MDAAKQKRPKPRLDRRNAIKNIDYDAEQRSPTPRTRSLELSPLSHNQTSFRVRGIEGEFDLICQSLGLSGPEDFSIPLAAWEAQRARSSSDFTPRSRLHTSSIDAVPEPKAEPQSGSRVKFGGGGGGIRGVRPPPVVLKSFAPPPPVSAGDVSSSDEEDAVTPADGGGAGGEVRLGQGNEVAESVSCGSSPSNNDSDEFGVGIAVRVEAAHSIFSPNGKFRRSVSSSWQRGQLLGSGSYGTVYEGFTDDGFFFAVKEVSLLDQGSQGKQSLLQLEQEIHLLSQFEHDNIVQYLGTDKDESKLYIFLELVTKGSLASLYSKYLLRDSQVSVFTRQILSGLKYLHDRNVLHRDIKCPNILVDACGSVKLADFGLAKATKFNDVKSCKGSAYWMAPEVVNRRNRGYGLAADIWSLGCAVLEMLTQQPPYSHLEGMQALFQIGSGQPPAVPDSLSSDARDFILKCLQVNPNNRPTAAQLLDHSFLKRP, via the exons ATGGACGCCGCCAAGCAGAAGCGTCCGAAGCCGAGACTGGACCGCCGGAACGCGATCAAGAACATTGACTACGACGCCGAGCAGCGCTCCCCTACTCCCCGAACCCGCTCTCTGGagctctctcctctctcccaCAACCAAACCAGCTTCCGCGTCAGAGGCATCGAAGGCGAATTCGACCTCATCTGCCAGAGCCTCGGCCTCTCCGGCCCCGAAGACTTCTCCATCCCTCTCGCCGCCTGGGAGGCCCAGCGCGCCCGCTCCTCCTCCGACTTCACCCCCCGCTCTCGCCTCCACACCTCCTCAATCGACGCCGTTCCGGAACCTAAGGCCGAGCCCCAATCAGGCTCCAGAGTAAAAttcggcggcggaggaggaggaattaGAGGTGTTCGACCGCCGCCGGTTGTGTTGAAATCTTTCGCTCCTCCTCCGCCTGTTTCCGCCGGTGACGTCAGCTCCTCGGATGAGGAGGACGCTGTGACGCCAGCGGATGGTGGAGGAGCGGGAGGTGAGGTGAGGTTAGGACAAGGAAATGAGGTGGCTGAGTCTGTGTCCTGCGGCTCGTCGCCGTCGAATAATGATAGTGATGAGTTTGGTGTTGGCATTGCTGTGAGGGTGGAGGCAGCTCATAGTATATTTTCTCCCAATGGCAAGTTCAGAAGGAGTGTTTCGTCTTCGTGGCAGAGGGGTCAGCTTTTGGGGAGTGGTTCGTATGGAACTGTGTATGAAGGCTTTACTGA TGATGGATTCTTTTTTGCTGTAAAGGAGGTTTCTTTACTTGATCAAGGAAGCCAGGGAAAGCAGAGTCTTTTACAACTTGAGCAG GAGATTCATCTTTTAAGTCAGTTTGAACATGACAACATTGTTCAATATCTTGGCACAGACAAG GATGAGTCTAAGCTCTATATCTTCCTTGAGCTTGTAACAAAAGGATCACTTGCAAGCCTCTATTCAAAGTATCTCTTGAGGGATTCCCAAGTCTCTGTGTTCACAAGGCAGATTTTGAGTGGCTTGAAATATCTCCACGATCGTAATGTTCTCCACAG GGATATCAAATGTCCTAATATATTGGTGGATGCATGTGGATCTGTGAAACTTGCAGATTTTGGTTTAGCTAAG GCAACCAAATTTAACGATGTGAAGTCTTGCAAAGGGAGTGCTTATTGGATGGCCCCAGAG GTTGTTAATAGAAGGAATCGTGGATATGGGCTTGCAGCTGACATATGGAGTCTTGGATGTGCTGTGCTGGAGATGTTAACCCAGCAGCCTCCGTACTCTCACCTGGAAGGC ATGCAAGCATTATTTCAGATCGGAAGTGGTCAACCTCCTGCAGTTCCTGATTCCTTATCCAGTGATGCAAGAGATTTCATTTTGAAGTGTTTACAAGTTAACCCAAACAACCGGCCTACTGCAGCTCAGCTCTTGGATCATTCATTCTTGAAAAGGCCTTAA
- the LOC126793309 gene encoding mitogen-activated protein kinase kinase kinase 1-like isoform X2 produces the protein MDAAKQKRPKPRLDRRNAIKNIDYDAEQRSPTPRTRSLELSPLSHNQTSFRVRGIEGEFDLICQSLGLSGPEDFSIPLAAWEAQRARSSSDFTPRSRLHTSSIDAVPEPKAEPQSGSRVKFGGGGGGIRGVRPPPVVLKSFAPPPPVSAGDVSSSDEEDAVTPADGGGAGGEVRLGQGNEVAESVSCGSSPSNNDSDEFGVGIAVRVEAAHSIFSPNGKFRRSVSSSWQRGQLLGSGSYGTVYEGFTDDGFFFAVKEVSLLDQGSQGKQSLLQLEQEIHLLSQFEHDNIVQYLGTDKDESKLYIFLELVTKGSLASLYSKYLLRDSQVSVFTRQILSGLKYLHDRNVLHRDIKCPNILVDACGSVKLADFGLAKATKFNDVKSCKGSAYWMAPEEYQEDVALVQICRS, from the exons ATGGACGCCGCCAAGCAGAAGCGTCCGAAGCCGAGACTGGACCGCCGGAACGCGATCAAGAACATTGACTACGACGCCGAGCAGCGCTCCCCTACTCCCCGAACCCGCTCTCTGGagctctctcctctctcccaCAACCAAACCAGCTTCCGCGTCAGAGGCATCGAAGGCGAATTCGACCTCATCTGCCAGAGCCTCGGCCTCTCCGGCCCCGAAGACTTCTCCATCCCTCTCGCCGCCTGGGAGGCCCAGCGCGCCCGCTCCTCCTCCGACTTCACCCCCCGCTCTCGCCTCCACACCTCCTCAATCGACGCCGTTCCGGAACCTAAGGCCGAGCCCCAATCAGGCTCCAGAGTAAAAttcggcggcggaggaggaggaattaGAGGTGTTCGACCGCCGCCGGTTGTGTTGAAATCTTTCGCTCCTCCTCCGCCTGTTTCCGCCGGTGACGTCAGCTCCTCGGATGAGGAGGACGCTGTGACGCCAGCGGATGGTGGAGGAGCGGGAGGTGAGGTGAGGTTAGGACAAGGAAATGAGGTGGCTGAGTCTGTGTCCTGCGGCTCGTCGCCGTCGAATAATGATAGTGATGAGTTTGGTGTTGGCATTGCTGTGAGGGTGGAGGCAGCTCATAGTATATTTTCTCCCAATGGCAAGTTCAGAAGGAGTGTTTCGTCTTCGTGGCAGAGGGGTCAGCTTTTGGGGAGTGGTTCGTATGGAACTGTGTATGAAGGCTTTACTGA TGATGGATTCTTTTTTGCTGTAAAGGAGGTTTCTTTACTTGATCAAGGAAGCCAGGGAAAGCAGAGTCTTTTACAACTTGAGCAG GAGATTCATCTTTTAAGTCAGTTTGAACATGACAACATTGTTCAATATCTTGGCACAGACAAG GATGAGTCTAAGCTCTATATCTTCCTTGAGCTTGTAACAAAAGGATCACTTGCAAGCCTCTATTCAAAGTATCTCTTGAGGGATTCCCAAGTCTCTGTGTTCACAAGGCAGATTTTGAGTGGCTTGAAATATCTCCACGATCGTAATGTTCTCCACAG GGATATCAAATGTCCTAATATATTGGTGGATGCATGTGGATCTGTGAAACTTGCAGATTTTGGTTTAGCTAAG GCAACCAAATTTAACGATGTGAAGTCTTGCAAAGGGAGTGCTTATTGGATGGCCCCAGAG GAGTATCAAGAGGATGTTGCCCTTGTACAAATTTGTCGGAGTTGA